Proteins from one Cryptomeria japonica chromosome 4, Sugi_1.0, whole genome shotgun sequence genomic window:
- the LOC131875284 gene encoding protein argonaute 2-like: MTLDKGGGEGGRGGDGEEGDDGRSGRRGGRRGGRPRGRSGPFVIRGRGIPPPIGGRDAGKGGGQGGPLLPSPGRGNGRVGDKGVVQIESEGGERGDVHLLILGRLVSIQVDAPAGGDTIEGQVGGEDEMMQQDVPEAQDDTGDLRPQAKSMLQLIQQVGTGGLIAEIVREMVRAGKEITH; this comes from the exons atgaccctTGACAAAGGAGGAGGCGAGGGTGGTCGAGGAggggatggagaggagggagatgatggaaGAAGTGGGAGGAGAGGTGGTAGGAGAGGTGGCCGACCACGTGGTCGGAGTGGACCTTTTGTGATTAGAGGGCGAGGTATTCCACCACCTATTGGAGGTAGGGATGCAGGCAAAGGTGGAGGGCAAGGTGGACCATTATTACCTAGTCCTGGCAGAGGCAATGGGAGAGTTGGGGATAAGGGAGTGGTTCAGATAGAGTccgaggggggagagagaggagatgtACACCTCTTGATTTTGGGCAGGTTGGTCTCGATCCAG GTGGATGCCCCAGCAGGTGGAGACACAATAGAGGGACAGGTGGGAGGTGAGGATGAGATGATGCAACAGGATGTGCCAGAGGCACAAGATGATACAGGTGATTTGAGACCACAG GCAAAGAGCATGCTTCAGCTCATACAACAAGTTGGCACTGGGGGACTTATTGCAGAGATAGTGAGGGAGATGGTTCGTGCTGGGAAGGAGATCACTCATTGA